Proteins from a single region of Cydia strobilella chromosome 2, ilCydStro3.1, whole genome shotgun sequence:
- the LOC134752217 gene encoding uncharacterized protein LOC134752217 — translation MDDLSVFLFNCDLIHLFGSLNDQGADLDFLLNANDHELSLLVPAAVQKGKLRMALDRERERRGVTKDPRDVDVQQVIAPIKKQDSFVIPSSSQKSSTSSVVTTSTELLEWDINCDDLQFIDASKLIGAITGGNLKQILETSSIGKPLINKKVLSSSDRKILTALIVEAEVRKLKENTDPIRKETWDTWTSEIIKLFPGETKGVYYNPFRLVDGKAIQASGLIVNRLITVRRKLNAEIRSRSRSRNSSNSDKSSDSSGDQNKRKKSAVKSSNARVRPFPDTFQTISTNQDSEKDTVQWLKHSSSPRELVETKWNSCLHERMAALQEGDHVSYLSIFPALQCPWGYELLASDFDKIYPEIEGKFEENFPVVKGRLLSLLDEKAQQLTRPDTSIQTVLDLATSGEEQANVATFLAVPLLLKQMHTVPVKGVRKPWNPSRLEVSNAFLSLVPSTSDLQSHFSERKATLQEKKLPVLPYLVAVGACWQDVTQYDLIISEDIRYTFPSICKAVSNTFKILWALDLPYSKDCAPVWMFIQRSIYVMKSKFDTEGTPMLDLLASVSNRHDGAVCNM, via the exons atGGACGACTTAAGTGTGTTTCTGTTCAACTGTGATTTGATACACCTTTTTGGATCGCTAAACG ATCAGGGCGCGGATCTCGATTTTTTATTGAACGCAAACGACCATGAGTTGTCGTTATTGGTCCCGGCAGCAGTTCAAAAAGGGAAACTGCGTATGGCGTTAGACCGTGAGAGAGAACGC agagGAGTTACAAAAGATCCGAGGGATGTAGATGTACAGCAAGTTATAGCTCCAATTAAAAAGCAAGACTCCTTTGTGATTCCATCAAGTAGCCAAAAATCTAGTACATCCTCTGTTGTTACAACATCAACTGAATTAttg GAATGGGACATCAATTGTGACGATTTACAGTTTATAGATGCAAGCAAACTCATAGGGGCTATAACTGGCGGAaatcttaaacaaattttagaGACATCCAGTATTGGGAAACCTCTAATCAATAAAAAGGTATTATCGTCTAGTGACCGAAAGATACTGACGGCCCTTATTGTTGAGGCTGAGGTGCGGAAATTGAAAGAAAACACTGACCCAATACGAAAAGAAACCTGGGATACGTGGACATCAGAAATTATAAAGCTTTTCCCAGGTGAAACAAAGGGGGTATATTATAATCCTTTTCGTCTTGTTGATGGAAAAGCTATCCAGGCCAGTGGCCTGATAGTGAACCGATTAATAACAGTACGCAGAAAATTAAATGCAGAAATCCGCAGCCGCAGCAGAAGTCGTAACAGCAGTAATAGCGACAAGAGCAGCGACAGCAGCGGAGaccaaaacaagagaaaaaaatctgCTGTCAAATCTTCTAATGCACGGGTTAGACCTTTTCCTGACACCTTTCAAACAATAAGTACCAATCAAGACTCTGAAAAAGATACCGTGCAGTGGTTGAAGCACTCTTCTTCACCGAGAGAATTGGTAGAAACAAAATGGAACAGTTGTCTACATGAACGCATGGCTGCACTGCAAGAAGGCGACCATGTTAGTTATTTGAGCATCTTCCCAGCACTGCAATGTCCTTGGGGCTATGAATTG CTGGCCAGTGACTTTGACAAAATATACCCTGAAATAGAAGGAAAGTTCGAAGAAAATTTCCCGGTAGTGAAAGGTCGCCTGCTATCATTACTAGATGAGAAGGCTCAACAGCTAACACGACCTGACACTTCTATTCAAACTGTTTTGGATCTTGCAACTT cGGGGGAGGAACAAGCGAATGTTGCGACTTTTCTGGCAGTTCCCCTGTTGCTGAAACAAATGCACACTGTTCCCGTGAAAGGAGTCAGAAAACCCTGGAACCCGTCTAGATTAGAAGTAAGCAACGCGTTTTTAAGCTTGGTGCCATCTACATCGGACCTTCAAAGCCACTTCAGTGAACGGAAGGCCACATTGcaggaaaaaaaattgcctgttcTTCCATATTTGGTTGCTGTTGGGGCTTGCTGGCAGGATGTTACGCAGTATGATTTAATAATCTCTGAAGACATCAGGTACACGTTTCCCAGCATTTGTAAAGCTGTTTCAAATACTTTTAAGATTCTATGGGCATTAGACTTACCATATTCAAAAGATTGTGCCCCAGTCTGGATGTTTATCCAAAGAAGTATATATGTAATGAAGAGCAAGTTTGACACTGAAGGCACTCCTATGCTAGATTTGCTTGCTTCTGTTTCTAACAGGCACGATGGTGCTGTGTGCAATATGTAA